The Haloterrigena turkmenica DSM 5511 genome includes the window CGCCGCTGTCGGTCTCCAGCTGCTCGAGTTCGCGGTCGATGTCGTCCTTGTCCGAGAGGACGTCCTCGAACGCGCCGGACTCCTGGAGCTCGTCCATGGCGGCGGCGCGAGCTTCCATGTCCTCGGTCTTCTCCTCGGCGCGCTCGATGGCGCGACCGACGTCCTCGAACTCCTCGCCCGTGGCCGTCACCGCCTCCGAGACCTGCGAACTCGCCTTCGCGGCCTCGTGGCGGGCCTTCATCGTCTCCTTCTTGGTCCGGAACTCCTCGATGCGGCTCTGAAGCGTGTTCTTCTGCTCGATCAGCTTGTCCTGTTGCTGCTGGAGATCGGAGATCTGGCGCTCCAGATCCTCGATCTGGTTCATCTTCGTCTTCTTCTTCTCGAGTGCGCGCCGCGCCAGATCCTCCCGGCCCTGCTGGACCGCGGTCCGGGCCTGATCGTTGTGTTTGTCGACGTTCTCCTCGAGGCGCCGTTTCTGCATCTCGAGGCGCTTTTTCTGCGTGGTCAGATCCGCGATGCCCCGTTTGACCTGCTGGAGCTGGTCGCGCATCTGCTCGTAGGAGTAGTCGAGCGTCTCCGTCGGATCCTCGGCGCGGTTGAGCACCGAGTTGAGCTTCGACCGGATGATGTAGGAGGTCCGAGAGAGGATGCCCATAGTCGTACGTATCGCTCGCCGCCCTTAAAAACATCACATCGTCAACAGTCTGCGATGAACGCGGTTGGCCCGACGGCGCTCGCGGAGAGCAGTTGCCGCGCGTCGCGATCGTGCTCGCCGATCGATCCACGAGACCGCAGCCGTCGGTCTCGATATCGCTACCGGTCGATCTCGACCGACCGAACCGCGAACGCCCCGTCGATGACGACCGTCGCCGTTCCCTCGTCCCCGTCGACCTCGAGCGCGATTCGATCGGGATTCCAGGATTCGACGCGCGGCGTCGGCGTCGGCAACTCCCAGCCGTAGCGCTCGATTCCGTTCCTCGGAAACGGATCGGTGAAGCCGATCCACTCGTCGCAGACCGCGCAGTCGACGTTCGCGAACCCCCGTTCGTACCGCAGGACTGGTGCCGCTCCGCAGCGGGGACACGCCGACTCGATCTCGGCGGGCTCGTACTCGAGCCGATCGGTCGGCCGGTGTGCGAGCGCGGCCCGGGAGTTTCTGGCGGCGCGTTGACGGCGACTCCGAACGGGGTGGGAGCGCTCGCCGTGGCCGTCGACCGCGGACGCGGACCTTGATTACCGAACGCGGCGAATGGCCGCCCATGAGCGACGTGCTGATTCCCGGGGGCCGCGACGTCCGCGGGACGCTCGCGGAGCCGATCGACGACCCGGACGCGATCGTCGTCGCCGCGCCGCCCCACCCCCAACACAGCGGTTCGCGCAGCGATCCACGGCTTACGGCGGTCGCGGAGTCGCTTCGCGAATCGGACATCGCCTGTCTGCGGTTCGACTACGGCGCGTGGGACGAGGGTTACGGCGAGCGCGAGGACGTGCGAAACGCCGTCCGCTGGGCGCGCGAGGAGTACGGCCGCGGCGACGGAACCGCGGACGGAGACGACCGCCCCGTCGGCGTCTTCGGCTACAGTTTCGGCGCGTCGCTGGCGCTGCTCGCGGCGGCGGACGTCGACCCCGACGCCGTCGCCGCTCTCGCACCGACGGCGCGGCTGGCCGACGATCTCGACGCGGTCGACGCGCTCGAGTCTCTCGAGCTACCGGTCTGCGTCCTGTACGGCGAGCGGGACGAGACCGTCGACTGGGAGCCGGTGGTCGACCGCGCTCGCGAGCGCGGCGACGCGGTCACCGCGCTGGCGGGCGACCACTTCTTCCTCGGGACACACGGCGATATCGGCGACGAGGTGGCGGGGTTCTTCGAGAAGGCGTTGCTCGAGTCGGCCTGATAGTAGCGATAGCGTCGGTAGAACGGAGCGTCCTGCTCTCGTGGATACTGGGGATCGCCACGCCCTCCCCAGCCGATTCACTCGTTCCCGCCGTCTGCTCACGGGCGCGAAGCGCCCTCTGCTCACGGCCGCCGGCCGTTCGCATGGTATGCGAGACCGGAGGTCTCGCACTATTCGCACGGTACGCGGGACCAGAGGTCCCGCGTCAGTCACTCGTTCATCCACTGTCAGTGCAAGCTCTGACAAGCCTTCGTTCACTTTGTTCACGAAGACCTCGCACGAGTTCGGCGGCCGCCCTCACCGTCGTTCGGACGGCCTCGCTCACGGCTCGCTTCGCTCTCCGTTCGCTCTCGAGGCGCTCCCCGCGGTCGCGCCTCGCCGACAGCGCGCGCCATCGGCCGCCGGACGTTCGATATTCTTGCAGCGCCGTTATTGGCCTGCTGGCAGTAGGAGGAACGATGAGGAATCGGCACCGAGACGAACTCGATCAGCGCGTTCGCTGTGACCGATGACCGACGAGACGGTCTCCCAGTCCACCGTCCGGGCCGAATCGTGGGCGGAGCTGCAGGAACTGGTCACCGCGGAGATGTGGATGCCCGACATCGCTCGACACCGCTCTCCGTTCGTGTTCCGGGGGGTCCCCTTCCGGGACCACACCCTCGAGACCTCGATCAAGCGGTTCGTCGGCGACTCGGGCGAGTGGAAACTCGAGTCGCTGCTGTTGCGGAACTTCCACCAGTACGCGGTCAACGAGATCGAGGAGTTCGAGTCGGTCTGGCACCTGCTCTCGATCGCCGAACACTACGGCCTGCCGACCCGGCTGCTGGACTGGTCGTTCTCGCCACTGGTCGCGACCTACTTCGCGGTCCGGGACGGCGACACCGCCCACGACGGCGCGGTCTGGTCGGTCGACTACCGACAGCTCCACGATACGCTGCCCGAGCACTACAACCGCGTCTTAGAGCGGACCGAGACGGACATGCTCGACGTGCATCTGCTCTCGAACGCGACCCTCGAGTCCGACGCGGAGACGGCCGACGCCGCTGACGGGGCGATGCGCGACCTGAACGACGTCTCCCGGCTGGACGACCTCTGGAGCGAGCGCTGGGGCGTCGACGCCGACGAGGCGGTCGACGACCAGTACGTCGTCTTCTTCCGGCCGCCGGCGATCGACGACCGCATCGCCAACCAGTCGGCCGTCTTCTCGTTCCAGTCGGACCCCCGACTCGCCCTCGATCGCTGGCTCGAGGAGCGCCCGGACTGCTACCGGAAGATCGTGATCCCGGGCGAGCGCAAACTCGAGTTCCGAGACAAACTCGACCAGATGAACGTCAACCACCGGACGCTGTTTCCCGACCTCGAGGGACTGACGACCTGGCTCAAGCAGTACTATCAGCCACAGGAGTGAGTGGTGCGGCGGATCGGTTCGGCGACGCGGTCTCGAGCCGCCGTCGATCGCCGTATCTGACACTTTCGAGCCGTACGCGTACCGAAATCTGGAGAAACTGTCGCGTACAGTGTTCTTCGACACGATATCTGTCGACACTAACTCTCGAGACGGACTCTTGCGATATCTGGAACCATCTTCTGAGTCGTATCTGCAATATTACTATTTTATATCCTGTAGCGAAATATATCGCGGATGAAACTGCAATCGATAACGGCCGTAGTAGTCGTAGCGCTGCTCTCTCTGAGCATGGTCGGTGCGGGGGCCGCCGCACCCGCCGCGAGTCCGGTCGAGGACACGTCGACCGAGACCGATACGGACACCATCTCGCAGTCGGACGTCGTCACCCAGTCCGACGTGACCACCATCTCGTCGGTGACCTCGGGGAGCGACGGCACCGTCGAGGTGAACACCGATGGCGTCGACGGCGTCGAGTCGCTGGTCGGCGACCTCGACAGCGGACAGGCCGGCGACGCTACTTCGGTGCTCGAGTCGCTGTTCAGTGGCGGCATCACTGACAATATCGACGACGAGGACACCCCCGGCGATGCGGACGATGGAACGGACGAGACGAACGACGATACCGGCGACGGAGCGGATGAGACGGATGGTGACGAGAGTAGCAGTGACAACGAAACGGACGAGACTGACGACAACGAGACCGACGAAACCGATAGCGACGACGAAACGGACGAGACGGATAGCGACGAAACTGACGGAAACGAGACCAACGAAACTGCCGGTGACGAAACCGACGACACCGCGGACGACGAAACCGACGACGGCTCGAGCGACGAGATCGATCGGGCGGCGCTCGAGCGATACGTCCACGAGGCGGTCAACGAGGAACGCACCGCTCGAGGCCTCGAGCCGCTCGAATTCGACACCGAGCTGCGGGACATCGCTCGGGCCCACAGCGAGGACATGGCCGAACGCGGCTACTTCGCGCACGTCGATCCGGAGGGCAACGACGTCACCGACCGGTACGAGCAGGCGGGATACGAGTGCAACGCGAACGGCTACACCGGCGGCGAGAACCTCGCACAGACGTGGTACGACACGCCGGTCGTCAACGACGACGGCGAGACCGTCCGCTACGAGACCGAGCAGGAACTCGCTGACGGAATCGTCACGCAGTGGATGAACTCACCGGACCACCGCGAGAACCTCCTCGCGACCCAGTGGGAAAACGAGGGCATCGGCGTCTACGTCACCGACGATAACCGCGTGTTCGTCACGCAGAACTTCTGCTGAGCCCGACGGACGCCGATCCGCGACGATCTTTTTTCAATCTCGACCGTGTCGGGTGAGACACTTCGGAAGCCCGATCAGTTCGACGGGCTCGGAGTTGTCCGGCGAGTAGACGACCATCTGCCCTTTCTCCATGTAGGGCACCTTCGACTCGAGGTTGCTCGGAATATTCACGCTCTTGATGGCGTCCTCATCGCCGAGATTCAGGACGACGGTGGTGTTGATCTGCTTGAAGACGGCGTCGTGGATGTCCTGGGGGTCCTGGGTGATCAGGAAGAGGCCGAGCCGCTCCTTGCGACCCTGTTTGGCGGCCTCGGTGAACTTTGTGATGACCTTCCCGGCCTGCACGCTGTCGGCGTCGGTCAGGAAGTTGTGGGCCTCGTCCATCCCGAGGACGAGCGGCGTCTCCTTGATCCGATCGTAGTAGGGATCGTTCGAGAGCTTCTGGTCGATGAGCAGCGAGGAGACCGCGAGCACGATGGTCTCGGTCGCCCGGCTGTCGTTGATGTGGTAGGTCGGGACGACGGTCAACCCGCCCGGGCGGACGAACTCGTGGACGAGGTCGGTGATCGGTCGGGCGTCCTGATCGAAGACGTGGCCGAAGCCGAGCACACGCCGGCGGACGGCGTCGAAGGTGGCCTCGTGGACCCGGCCGGACTCGTCGAGTTCCTCGCGCAAGGCGGGGTCGTCGAGGAACGTCGTGAACTCCTCGTAGGTGCCGTCGTCGCCGTACTGCTTGCGAAAGCGCGGGAGGAGGACGCTGACCAGCGCGCCGTACTGGTTGTCGTTCAGCCCGCTGCCCGCGACCAGCCACGGGTTGTCGTAGACCATCGAGAACGGGATGGTGAACTCCACCTGTCGGGCGCGGTGGTGGCCCGCCGCGTACGACGCCGACCCCACCTTGGGGACGAACGCCGTCGTGTCCTCGTGGCCGCCGTAGGCGATCCCCTCGCGCTCGAGGCGACGACCGAACTCGTCGTCTAAGTCGGGGTTGTCGTCGTGCATCTGGGCGTACTCGTCCTGCGGGTCGAACTGGACCACGGCGGGATGGACCTCGCGGCCGTCGTCCATGGGGTACGCGCGATCCTCGGCGAGATACTGGCGGAGGATGTTCTTCGCGCCGTGGGTCTTCCCCGAGCCCGTCCCGCCGGCGATCAGCGTGTGCCGGAAGACGAGCGGATCGCCGGCGTCGTAGTCGTCCTTGAGCCGGTAGTCGATCGTCGGCGGGGTGGCCGCGGTCCGCACCTTCTCGCCGCCGACCGAGAGGTGGCCGAGGAAGACGCCGTCCTCGGGCATCTTCAGCCCGGTCTTGATCTCCTCGGTGTCGTCCGCCTGCCGGATCACCGTCTGCGGTTTGGGGACGCGGTCGGTCATCCGTCGTTTCAGTTCCCCATCGTCGTCGTAAAGGACGGCTACCGGCTCGAGTTCCGCGACGAACTTGTAGTCGGCCTCGTCGACCCCGTCGGTCCGCATCGCGCGGCGGGCGTGGATCTCCGTCGCGTCGTCGGCGTGGTACTGCTGGGCGTACTCCAGTCCCGTAATGCGACAGAACAGGGTCTCGCCGTCGGGGTAGGGCGCCAGCAGGTAGCTCCCGATGCGGATCGAGGAACGGTTGCCGCGGGTGACGTACGCGCGCAGCGTCGTTTCGTCGCCGTCCTCGGCGACGCGCAGTCCCTGGGAGACGCAGATCGCGCCGATACCGACGTCTTCGCCCCGGGGCTCGACGGGCGTCGGTTCGAAATCGTCGGTCGTTCCGCCGTCCGTACCTGTCGACCCACCGGCACTCGACGGCTCGGTCCTCGTCCCGTCGGAACCGGCCGCAGCGTCGTCTCTCCCGCCGGAATCGGCGTCGGACTCGGCGTTGAAATCGCCGAAGTCACCCAGATCGGTCATATCAGGTCCATCAGGCCGGCCCCACAACTACTTTTCGAGGCGACACACTCGAGCGTCGGCGCGGGGGCGCGAGACTGCGGGCAGAATAGAACGGCCGCGAACTGCGAAACCGATTCGGTTCGGATGGAGGGCCGAGCGCGCCAGCGGTAGACGGCGGCGAGTTCGGCGGTGACGGTGAGCGATCAGTGGAGGACCGACGTCGTCCGTTCGCCTTGCGTGACCAGATTGGCGTCGGTGTCGAACTTCAGGGCATCTACGTCGGCCAGCACGGGAAGGTGAGCGTGATAGAGGGAAATCTTCGCTCGCTCGCGGTCGTCCGCGCCGACGTCGCTGGCGGCGAGCTCCGACGCGAGTCGCTCGACGGAGACAGTGCGTTCGGCGCCCGAGAGCATCGCGAGGACTCGCATCCGGACGGGGTGGACGATCGCCTCGAGCAGCTGCTCTCCCTCCGGACCCTCACAGAGTTCGAGCAGTCTCGCGAGATCGGCGGGGTGGACCGGCGGTTCGTCGACCAGTTCGGCGCCGGTCTCGGCGTCGAATTCGACGAGCCCGTACTCGGCCAGTCGGGGGAGGTGGTTGTGGACGAGACTGATGCGGACGTCGTGACGAGCCTTGCCGGTCGGGACGTCCAGGTCTTCGTTCTCGACGATCGCCGTCGTCAGCTCCATCAGCGACAGCCGCGTACGGTGGGCGCCGAGCGTCGCCAGGATGCGGATCCGGCGCGGATGTCGGAGGACGTCGTAACACTCCTCCGGGACGTCTGTCAATGGGCCCCGTTCGCTGTCACCGCCGATGGACGCTTTCGAACTCATTACTAACAGGCACTGGTGGAACGGGGTTAAGCCCATTTCCAAAACGATTTGGCTCGGGAACGAATGCTTACTCGCGTAATACTTGACTTACCGGTGAATCCTCCGTAGACTCCCTCGAGAAGCGATAACACTCGATATCGGACCGTCGGATAATCGTGATATCCGGCGGTACTAACCGGTGTGTTCCGCGCCGACCGCGGAGTAGATCCGTTCGGGTGCCCGTGCGGCGAATATACGCCGATCTCGAGGGCGACTCTCGAGGAGATTCCGTGATTCGCGCCACTGTCTTTTTGCGCGTACGCGCCGAAGGAACGGTATGATACTGATACGCGGTCGTGCCGGCGGCACCGAACTCACTGGCACGCTGTACGAGCGGGGCGAACGAGCGCCCTCGTTTCGCGGCGCGCCGGACGAAGACGCCGCCTACGTCTGGGTCTGCGACGAGTTCTACGAGGTCGACAGCGGCGGCTCGACCCAGCTGGTCGACGGCCGCGAAGTGAACCTCGCCTTCGAATCGCCCATGCCACGCGGCTTCGACACCCGCGAACAGGCCCTCGAGGGCGCCAAAGAACACGTCCGGACGCAGTTCGCCCGAATCGGAGTCGATCCGAGCGACGTCGATCTCGAGGTCGAGAAAAACGGCGAAACTGACGAGTAACTGACGACTACTACCGGTCCGCGCCGGCTCGAACGCCGGTAGCATCGTGCAATCGGTGACCGACGAGGACCGTTCCGACGATGATCCCCGCTGCGACGGGCGTCGGGAGTCCCGGAACGGCGTCCTCGCGGTCCGCTTCGGTTTCGTTCCCACCGTTCTCGTCGTCGGTCTCCGCTACAGCGTCGTCATCTCTCGTCGATTCGGGTTCCGCTCCCGGTTCGGCGTCGGTGGCTTCGGCGTCGACGGGCGTCGTCTCGAGCCCGTCTGGGTCCGGGTGGTCGAACGCCGGTGCCTCGTCGCCGCCGCCGTCGATCGCGACGGTGGCGTCCGTATCGAAGACCGGGATCGGCGTCTCGCGGAGGAGTTCGGCGCGGCTCTCCTCGAAGGTGATCGTCGCCTCCGACGGCGGAGCGTCTTCGGCGACCGCGACCGTGAGCGTCGCGATTCTCGCGTTCCCCGTCGCGCCGTCGGCGGGCGGATCGCGCCGCTGCTCGAGAACGGCGGTGCCGCTGTCGTGTGCGAGCCCCCGTTCGGCGTAGACGTCCGTTTCCGCGCCCTGCTCGAGCCAGGGCCCGCGTTCGACGTCGGTAATCTCGAGATACTCGGGATTGTACTGGGCGACGAGGGAGACCGATTCGATGCCTTCGCCGCCGTAGCCGCCGTCGCTCTGCATGACGACGTCGACGGTGACCTCCTCGCCGGGGTCGGCGGCGACCGTCTGCGTCGACGGAAGGATGGCCGCGGTCCGGTCGCTGGCGGCAGCCGTCTCGGCGGCGAACCCGAGCAGGGGGACCAGTAGCAGCGCGAGGAGGACCGCTCCCAGCAACAGGCCGCGTCCGGCGGCGACCGTCCGTCGTTCTGTCGTGGCTCTCATCGCGTGGTAGCACTCGTAGCGCTCACCGATCCTCGAGGCCGTACTCGATCGACGCGCGCGTGGGAAGCGAGAGTCACGGGTCGCGTCGTCCGATCAGTCGTCACCGTCGTCCCCGGTCGCTGACGCGGTAGTCTCGGCCGATTCGTCGTCGGCGACTCGACGGCGCGAGTAGAGATAGCCGCCGGCGCTCCCGCCGGCGAGCGCGCCGAGCGGACCGAAGCCGGGCATCCCGTCGTCCGCGCCGTCGTTCGCCCCATCATCGTCCGACTCGTTGCCGTCGGAATCGCCGTCGTCCGGGTCCTCGAGGGCGGCCGCGCTCACGTCCGCGCGGAGCTTGAAGTGCTCGTAGCCGCTCGAGGTCGGCACCTCGAAGCCGTAGTCCCAGTACGCCTGATCGGGATCGTAGCCGCCGAACAGCCGCAGCGCCGGCTCGTCGACGTCCGCGACGAGAGCGCGCAACTCGTCGGTGTCGAACGTCACGTCGACGCTGTCGCCGTCGACGGTCGCCGCGTTCGCCTCGAGGTCAGCGCCGGTCCGGATCACGGCCCGGAAGGTGTCGGACCGAATTGCCGCGGCGCCGTCCGGGACGTCGACGGTGAGCGTGGTCTCGCCGTCGCCGACCGCGACCGACGCCTCGCCGACCGTCTCGTCGACTCGGAGCATCCGGTTCTCGCGCTCGGGCGCGACGGTGTCTCGCTCCTCGAGGCGGTCGAGGACGTAGGGGCCCTGGAACTGGCCGGAAGCGAGGACGACCGCTACCTCGGAGAGGACGTCGGAGTTCTCGATCGAGTAGTCGTTGTGCGCGAGGTAGTACGTCTCATCGGGGTCGATGGGCTCGCCGCCGACGAAGACGTTCTCGACCTGACTCTCGCCGCCGTGGCCCCACCACTCGTAGGAGAGCCTCGAGACCTGGATCGCCGGCTGCGCGCCGTAGTTCTCGGACGGATGGGGGCGGATCGCCTCCTCGAGGTACGCGACGACGTCCTCGCCAGTCAGTTCGACGACCTCGATCTCGTTGGGGAACGGCAGGATGTTCATCACGTCGGCGCCCGTGACCGGACCGGGGCCGTACGTCGACCCGCTGCGGATGCCGCCGGCGTTCTGGGCCGCGATATCGACCTCGATGTCGCCGATCTCGCCGACGGTTCGCATCGCGTCGGTCATGAGGTTCCCCCAGTTGGTCTCGATGGCGTAGTTGTCGAACGTCGCGTTCAGTTCGACCTCGGTCTCGAAGGCTGTCTGCTCGAGTTCCGCCTCGAGTTCGTCGGTCCACTCCTCGGCGAGGGTGGCGAGGGTCTCGTCTTCCGGGATCTCGTCGGCGTAGCGGACCTCGATCTCCTCGTACTCGTCGACGGCCGACGCGGGATCGGCGTCAGGGGCCAGGAGGTCGGTCCGTCGCCAGTCGACGAGGGTTCCGTCGGCGTCGAGCGTGAGCGAGCCGACATGGTCGAACTCGTCGCCGAACTCGCTGATAATCGTCCCGTCGACGACCTCGGGTTCCTCGAAGACGATGTTGGAGTGGGAGCCGACGATCGCGTCGAGGCCGTCGACGTCCTCGGCGAGCGTGTAATGAACGCCGGTCGAGACGTGGGAAGCGCAGACGACGACGTCGGCCCCCTCCTCGCGGAGCGCGTCGACCGCTTCCTGCGCGCCCTCGACGTAGCCGAGCACCTGCCACTCCGCGGGGTAGTCGGTCAGCGAGTGGAAGTTCGTCGAGACGAGGCCGAAGACGCCGACCGTCAACTCCCCCTTCTCGAACGCTGTCCACCGTTCGGTTCCGGGAACTGGGTCGCCCGCGTCGTCGAGCAGGTTCGCGACGACCCACGGGAACTCGCTCTCTTCGAAGCGCGCCGTCGCCACGTCGGCGCCGAAATCGTACTCGTGGTTGCCGACGCCGTCCACGTCGATGGCCGTCTCGTTTAACGCCTCGATCACGTGTTCGCCCTCGTACTCGAGGCCGAGCATCGACGGGGCGAGGTCGTCGCCGTTCCCGACGAACAGCGAGTTCGCGGCCGACTCGAGGTGCTCCTCGACGACCGCGTAGTAGCTGGCGAGGCTCAGTTCGGCCGCTTCGGCATCCGCGAACCGACCGTGGAAGTGCGTGTCGTGGACGATTGTGACCGTCTCGTCGCGGGAGTTCGCTCCGACGCTCCCGGTCGTCGGGAGCACGGCAGCGGCCGACGCTCCCGCGGCCATACCGAGCAACCAACGGCGGCGCGAGTCGATCCCCGGGTCGGTCCCGTCACTGTCGTCTCGTTCGGACGTTCGTGTCACAGTGACAGTCAGCGAAAGGAACGGTCACTATCGTTGCTATTTGCTGCCCGGTCCAGTACGTTTGTCACAGTAGCTGAGCGAATCGCCGGCGCTAATGCTCCTCTTCCCACCGATGGTCGTCATACGTCCGGTCCTGACTCGTATCGAACTGGGTCTCGAGTGTCTCGCGGAGCGACGCCTTCTCCGAGCGACTGATCCGGGCGAGTTCGTCGGCCTTCTCGACGATCGTCGGTGGGCCGTGGGCGACGGCGATATCCTGCAGGACCTGCATCGTCACCGCCCGCCGCCGCTCGGGCGCTCGAGTGAACGCGTAGGGGGCCTCGATCCGGTAGATCAGATCGTCGCGCGGGTCGTAGACGACGAAGAACGTCACCTCGTAGGCCTCGAGCGACAGGTCACGCTCGACGCCGAGGGCGTCGCCCTCGACCGAGAGCGGGCGATCGACGCCGCCGCGGGAGCGAAACCAGTTCGTGTAGGTCAGCGCCTCGGTGTCGCGCTCCCAGCGCTGGCCGTCGATATCGTCGACGTATTCGCCGCGCTCTAAGAGCCGCGTG containing:
- a CDS encoding PspA/IM30 family protein, producing MGILSRTSYIIRSKLNSVLNRAEDPTETLDYSYEQMRDQLQQVKRGIADLTTQKKRLEMQKRRLEENVDKHNDQARTAVQQGREDLARRALEKKKTKMNQIEDLERQISDLQQQQDKLIEQKNTLQSRIEEFRTKKETMKARHEAAKASSQVSEAVTATGEEFEDVGRAIERAEEKTEDMEARAAAMDELQESGAFEDVLSDKDDIDRELEQLETDSGVEAELETLKSEMGEGGGETDAEPAGDVESEAVEEDIEDMEAEVDDSEVEAELAELQDEENA
- a CDS encoding alpha/beta hydrolase — translated: MSDVLIPGGRDVRGTLAEPIDDPDAIVVAAPPHPQHSGSRSDPRLTAVAESLRESDIACLRFDYGAWDEGYGEREDVRNAVRWAREEYGRGDGTADGDDRPVGVFGYSFGASLALLAAADVDPDAVAALAPTARLADDLDAVDALESLELPVCVLYGERDETVDWEPVVDRARERGDAVTALAGDHFFLGTHGDIGDEVAGFFEKALLESA
- a CDS encoding FRG domain-containing protein: MTDETVSQSTVRAESWAELQELVTAEMWMPDIARHRSPFVFRGVPFRDHTLETSIKRFVGDSGEWKLESLLLRNFHQYAVNEIEEFESVWHLLSIAEHYGLPTRLLDWSFSPLVATYFAVRDGDTAHDGAVWSVDYRQLHDTLPEHYNRVLERTETDMLDVHLLSNATLESDAETADAADGAMRDLNDVSRLDDLWSERWGVDADEAVDDQYVVFFRPPAIDDRIANQSAVFSFQSDPRLALDRWLEERPDCYRKIVIPGERKLEFRDKLDQMNVNHRTLFPDLEGLTTWLKQYYQPQE
- a CDS encoding CAP domain-containing protein, which codes for MKLQSITAVVVVALLSLSMVGAGAAAPAASPVEDTSTETDTDTISQSDVVTQSDVTTISSVTSGSDGTVEVNTDGVDGVESLVGDLDSGQAGDATSVLESLFSGGITDNIDDEDTPGDADDGTDETNDDTGDGADETDGDESSSDNETDETDDNETDETDSDDETDETDSDETDGNETNETAGDETDDTADDETDDGSSDEIDRAALERYVHEAVNEERTARGLEPLEFDTELRDIARAHSEDMAERGYFAHVDPEGNDVTDRYEQAGYECNANGYTGGENLAQTWYDTPVVNDDGETVRYETEQELADGIVTQWMNSPDHRENLLATQWENEGIGVYVTDDNRVFVTQNFC
- a CDS encoding ATP-binding protein — its product is MTDLGDFGDFNAESDADSGGRDDAAAGSDGTRTEPSSAGGSTGTDGGTTDDFEPTPVEPRGEDVGIGAICVSQGLRVAEDGDETTLRAYVTRGNRSSIRIGSYLLAPYPDGETLFCRITGLEYAQQYHADDATEIHARRAMRTDGVDEADYKFVAELEPVAVLYDDDGELKRRMTDRVPKPQTVIRQADDTEEIKTGLKMPEDGVFLGHLSVGGEKVRTAATPPTIDYRLKDDYDAGDPLVFRHTLIAGGTGSGKTHGAKNILRQYLAEDRAYPMDDGREVHPAVVQFDPQDEYAQMHDDNPDLDDEFGRRLEREGIAYGGHEDTTAFVPKVGSASYAAGHHRARQVEFTIPFSMVYDNPWLVAGSGLNDNQYGALVSVLLPRFRKQYGDDGTYEEFTTFLDDPALREELDESGRVHEATFDAVRRRVLGFGHVFDQDARPITDLVHEFVRPGGLTVVPTYHINDSRATETIVLAVSSLLIDQKLSNDPYYDRIKETPLVLGMDEAHNFLTDADSVQAGKVITKFTEAAKQGRKERLGLFLITQDPQDIHDAVFKQINTTVVLNLGDEDAIKSVNIPSNLESKVPYMEKGQMVVYSPDNSEPVELIGLPKCLTRHGRD
- a CDS encoding DUF7344 domain-containing protein; amino-acid sequence: MSSKASIGGDSERGPLTDVPEECYDVLRHPRRIRILATLGAHRTRLSLMELTTAIVENEDLDVPTGKARHDVRISLVHNHLPRLAEYGLVEFDAETGAELVDEPPVHPADLARLLELCEGPEGEQLLEAIVHPVRMRVLAMLSGAERTVSVERLASELAASDVGADDRERAKISLYHAHLPVLADVDALKFDTDANLVTQGERTTSVLH
- a CDS encoding DUF7113 family protein — protein: MILIRGRAGGTELTGTLYERGERAPSFRGAPDEDAAYVWVCDEFYEVDSGGSTQLVDGREVNLAFESPMPRGFDTREQALEGAKEHVRTQFARIGVDPSDVDLEVEKNGETDE
- a CDS encoding cohesin domain-containing protein codes for the protein MRATTERRTVAAGRGLLLGAVLLALLLVPLLGFAAETAAASDRTAAILPSTQTVAADPGEEVTVDVVMQSDGGYGGEGIESVSLVAQYNPEYLEITDVERGPWLEQGAETDVYAERGLAHDSGTAVLEQRRDPPADGATGNARIATLTVAVAEDAPPSEATITFEESRAELLRETPIPVFDTDATVAIDGGGDEAPAFDHPDPDGLETTPVDAEATDAEPGAEPESTRDDDAVAETDDENGGNETEADREDAVPGLPTPVAAGIIVGTVLVGHRLHDATGVRAGADR
- a CDS encoding bifunctional metallophosphatase/5'-nucleotidase encodes the protein MTRTSERDDSDGTDPGIDSRRRWLLGMAAGASAAAVLPTTGSVGANSRDETVTIVHDTHFHGRFADAEAAELSLASYYAVVEEHLESAANSLFVGNGDDLAPSMLGLEYEGEHVIEALNETAIDVDGVGNHEYDFGADVATARFEESEFPWVVANLLDDAGDPVPGTERWTAFEKGELTVGVFGLVSTNFHSLTDYPAEWQVLGYVEGAQEAVDALREEGADVVVCASHVSTGVHYTLAEDVDGLDAIVGSHSNIVFEEPEVVDGTIISEFGDEFDHVGSLTLDADGTLVDWRRTDLLAPDADPASAVDEYEEIEVRYADEIPEDETLATLAEEWTDELEAELEQTAFETEVELNATFDNYAIETNWGNLMTDAMRTVGEIGDIEVDIAAQNAGGIRSGSTYGPGPVTGADVMNILPFPNEIEVVELTGEDVVAYLEEAIRPHPSENYGAQPAIQVSRLSYEWWGHGGESQVENVFVGGEPIDPDETYYLAHNDYSIENSDVLSEVAVVLASGQFQGPYVLDRLEERDTVAPERENRMLRVDETVGEASVAVGDGETTLTVDVPDGAAAIRSDTFRAVIRTGADLEANAATVDGDSVDVTFDTDELRALVADVDEPALRLFGGYDPDQAYWDYGFEVPTSSGYEHFKLRADVSAAALEDPDDGDSDGNESDDDGANDGADDGMPGFGPLGALAGGSAGGYLYSRRRVADDESAETTASATGDDGDD